One window of Pseudomonas urmiensis genomic DNA carries:
- a CDS encoding response regulator — MEQPLKVMVIDDSRTIRRTAQMLLSEAGCEVITASDGFDALAKIVDHMPRIIFVDVLMPRLDGYQTCAVIKHNSAFKDTPVILLSSRDGLFDKARGRVVGSDQFLTKPFSKEELLDAIRAHVPEFAAQEQHAP, encoded by the coding sequence ATGGAACAACCCCTGAAGGTGATGGTGATCGACGACTCGCGTACGATCCGCCGCACCGCCCAGATGCTGCTGAGCGAAGCCGGCTGTGAGGTGATTACCGCCAGCGACGGCTTCGATGCGCTGGCCAAGATCGTCGACCACATGCCGCGGATCATCTTCGTCGATGTGCTGATGCCGCGCCTGGACGGTTACCAGACCTGCGCCGTGATCAAGCACAACAGCGCCTTCAAGGACACCCCGGTGATCCTGCTGTCGTCACGCGACGGCCTGTTCGACAAGGCCCGCGGGCGGGTGGTCGGCTCCGATCAATTCTTGACCAAACCCTTCAGCAAAGAAGAACTGCTCGATGCGATCAGGGCGCATGTGCCCGAATTCGCCGCGCAGGAACAACACGCACCCTGA
- the pilH gene encoding twitching motility response regulator PilH — translation MARVLIVDDSPTELHKLTAILVKHGHEVLKAENGANGVALARQEKPDVVLMDIVMPILNGFQATRQLAKDPATSAIPVIVITAKDQDTDRIWASRQGARDFLIKPVEEEALIAKLKEVLAG, via the coding sequence ATGGCCCGAGTTCTGATTGTCGACGACTCGCCGACAGAGTTGCACAAACTGACCGCAATACTGGTAAAGCATGGCCATGAGGTCCTTAAAGCGGAAAACGGCGCCAATGGCGTAGCCCTGGCCCGTCAGGAGAAGCCCGACGTGGTCCTGATGGATATCGTCATGCCGATCCTCAATGGTTTCCAGGCCACCCGACAGCTGGCCAAGGACCCGGCGACCAGCGCCATTCCGGTAATTGTCATCACCGCCAAAGACCAGGATACCGACCGCATCTGGGCATCGCGTCAGGGCGCCCGTGATTTTCTGATCAAGCCAGTGGAAGAAGAGGCGCTGATCGCCAAACTCAAAGAAGTGCTCGCAGGTTGA
- a CDS encoding chemotaxis protein CheW — MTTRPQGASLTAFELLLDIDRRCRLLVADQPLQDNRLQQWSGIGFRIAGQWFVAPMGEVAEVLREPRSSRVPGVQPWVCGVANLRGRLLPVMDLSSFFGLGPVAPGKQRRVLVLDHEDLFAGLLVDEVLGLQHFALSSLDLSPPQPLLRAAAPFVQGHFPRERNWAIFSPFALAQAPGFLDVAL; from the coding sequence TTGACCACCCGCCCGCAAGGCGCGTCGCTGACCGCCTTCGAGTTGCTGCTGGATATCGACCGGCGCTGCCGCCTGCTGGTGGCCGACCAACCGCTGCAGGACAACCGCTTGCAGCAGTGGAGCGGGATTGGTTTTCGGATTGCCGGGCAGTGGTTCGTGGCGCCGATGGGCGAAGTCGCCGAAGTCTTGCGTGAACCGCGCAGCAGCCGTGTGCCGGGGGTGCAGCCGTGGGTCTGCGGCGTTGCCAACCTGCGTGGACGGCTGTTGCCGGTGATGGACCTGAGCAGCTTCTTCGGCCTCGGCCCGGTAGCGCCGGGCAAGCAGCGGCGCGTGCTGGTGTTGGACCACGAAGACCTGTTCGCCGGGCTGTTGGTCGATGAGGTGCTGGGATTGCAGCACTTCGCCTTGAGCAGCCTCGACCTGTCGCCGCCGCAGCCGCTGTTGCGCGCAGCGGCGCCGTTCGTTCAGGGGCATTTCCCGCGGGAGCGCAATTGGGCGATCTTCAGTCCGTTCGCCCTGGCCCAGGCGCCGGGCTTTCTTGATGTAGCGTTGTAG
- a CDS encoding methyl-accepting chemotaxis protein, translating into MNKPASPVTPPAVTPRARSSAQITVLFVVLILSIVLLFANFAYLNTQSNYDKQYIGHAGELRVLSQRIAKNATEAAAGKALAFRLLSDARNDFERRWSYLREGDKTTALPAAPAKMRDEMEAVRQDWENLRKNTDTILASEQTVLSLHQVAATLAETVPQLQVEYEKVVEILLQSGAPASQVAVAQRQLLLAERILGSVNTVLAGDDTAVQAADAFGRDASRFGQVLEGMLGGNPAIQVTRVEDADARARLAEIAELFQFVAGSVDEILETSPELFRVREAASNIFSLSQTLLDEASHLANGFENLANGRTLDTVGGYVLGLIALASIILIGSVMVRATNRQLRETAEKNERNQQAIMRLLDEIEELADGDLTVTVSVTEDFTGAIADSINYSVDQLRDLVATIIHSAVQVAAAVQDTQNTARQLAKASEHQADQISEASLAVGDMVESIDRVSAHAYESAKVAERSVAIANKGNEVVHNTIQGMDNIREQIQDTAKRIKRLGESSQEIGDIVSLIDDIAEQTNILALNAAIQASLAGEAGRGFAVVADEVQRLAERSSSATRQIEALVRTIQTDTNEAVISMEQTTAEVVRGARLAQDAGVALAEIEGVSQTMADLIHSISDAAQLQTSSAGQISHTMAVIQQITAQTSAGSGATADSIRHLARMASEMRRSVSGFTLPAPAEPR; encoded by the coding sequence GTGAACAAGCCCGCCAGCCCCGTCACTCCACCCGCCGTGACTCCGCGTGCGCGCAGCAGTGCGCAGATCACCGTGCTGTTCGTGGTGCTGATCCTGTCGATCGTCTTGCTGTTCGCCAACTTCGCCTACCTCAATACCCAGTCCAACTACGACAAGCAGTACATCGGCCATGCCGGCGAGCTGCGCGTGCTGTCCCAGCGCATTGCCAAGAACGCCACCGAAGCTGCCGCAGGCAAGGCCCTGGCGTTCAGGTTGCTGTCGGATGCGCGCAACGACTTCGAGCGTCGCTGGAGTTACCTGCGCGAAGGCGACAAGACCACGGCGTTGCCAGCAGCTCCGGCGAAGATGCGCGATGAAATGGAGGCGGTGCGCCAGGATTGGGAAAACCTGCGCAAGAACACCGACACCATCTTGGCCAGCGAGCAGACCGTATTGTCGCTGCACCAGGTGGCGGCAACCCTGGCCGAAACCGTGCCGCAGTTGCAGGTCGAATATGAAAAGGTGGTGGAAATCCTCCTGCAGAGCGGCGCGCCCGCCAGCCAGGTGGCGGTGGCGCAGCGTCAGTTGCTGTTGGCTGAGCGCATTCTCGGTTCGGTCAACACCGTGCTGGCCGGCGATGACACCGCAGTGCAGGCCGCAGACGCCTTTGGCCGCGATGCCAGCCGCTTCGGTCAGGTGCTCGAAGGCATGCTCGGCGGCAACCCGGCGATCCAGGTCACCCGGGTCGAGGATGCCGACGCCCGCGCGCGGCTGGCCGAGATCGCCGAGTTGTTCCAGTTCGTCGCCGGCAGCGTTGATGAAATTCTGGAAACCTCGCCTGAGCTGTTCCGTGTGCGCGAAGCCGCGAGCAACATCTTCAGCCTGTCGCAGACCTTGCTTGATGAGGCCTCGCACCTGGCCAACGGCTTCGAGAACCTGGCCAACGGGCGCACCCTGGATACTGTCGGCGGCTACGTACTGGGCCTGATTGCCTTGGCCTCGATCATCCTCATCGGTTCGGTGATGGTTCGTGCCACTAACCGCCAACTGCGCGAAACCGCCGAGAAGAACGAACGCAACCAGCAGGCGATCATGCGCCTGCTCGATGAAATCGAAGAACTGGCCGACGGCGACCTGACCGTGACGGTTTCGGTGACCGAGGACTTCACCGGAGCGATCGCCGACTCGATCAACTATTCCGTCGACCAGTTGCGCGATCTGGTCGCGACCATCATCCACAGCGCCGTGCAAGTGGCCGCTGCGGTGCAAGACACGCAAAACACCGCCCGCCAGTTGGCCAAGGCCTCCGAGCACCAGGCCGACCAGATCAGCGAAGCGTCGCTGGCGGTCGGCGACATGGTCGAGTCGATCGACCGCGTCTCGGCGCATGCCTATGAGTCGGCCAAGGTCGCCGAGCGTTCGGTGGCCATCGCCAACAAGGGCAACGAGGTGGTGCACAACACCATCCAAGGCATGGACAACATCCGCGAGCAGATCCAGGACACCGCCAAACGGATCAAACGCCTGGGTGAGTCGTCGCAGGAGATCGGCGATATCGTCAGCCTGATCGACGACATTGCCGAGCAGACCAACATCCTCGCGCTCAACGCCGCGATCCAGGCCTCGCTGGCCGGGGAGGCGGGGCGCGGGTTTGCCGTGGTCGCCGACGAAGTGCAGCGCCTGGCGGAGCGCTCCTCGTCGGCCACCCGCCAGATCGAAGCGCTGGTGCGTACCATCCAGACCGACACCAACGAGGCGGTGATTTCCATGGAGCAGACCACCGCCGAGGTGGTACGTGGTGCGCGCCTGGCGCAGGATGCCGGGGTTGCCCTGGCCGAGATCGAAGGGGTTTCGCAGACCATGGCCGATCTTATCCACAGTATCTCCGATGCCGCCCAGTTGCAGACTTCCTCGGCCGGGCAGATTTCCCACACCATGGCGGTGATCCAGCAAATCACCGCGCAGACCTCCGCCGGCTCCGGTGCCACCGCCGACAGCATTCGCCACC